From ANME-2 cluster archaeon:
AAAGCACAATTGAATTGATAAAGATTTAAAAAAATTTATATAATATGGTAAGTATGTACAAAGGAAGGGAGTACAAACAGGAAGGATAAAAATCGAAACCAACAGGATACTGGTTACAGGCGGTGCAGGATTTATCGGGACAAATCTTGTAAATGAATTGAATAACAGGGGACATGAAGTCATTTCATGTGATGTATATAATACTGAACATGAGAATTATTTGCGTTGCAATGTGGGCGAATACAGGCAATTAGAAAAAGTGCTTGAGAATAATACCTTTGATCATGTCTATCACTTGGCTGCCGAATACGGGCGCTGGAACGGTGAAGATTTTTATGAGAGTTTGTGGAAGAC
This genomic window contains:
- a CDS encoding NAD-dependent epimerase/dehydratase family protein, whose product is METNRILVTGGAGFIGTNLVNELNNRGHEVISCDVYNTEHENYLRCNVGEYRQLEKVLENNTFDHVYHLAAEYGRWNGEDFYESLWKT